The following are encoded together in the Eulemur rufifrons isolate Redbay chromosome 28, OSU_ERuf_1, whole genome shotgun sequence genome:
- the NPM3 gene encoding nucleoplasmin-3, translating into MAAGTAAALAFLSQESRVRAEGVGGVRIPAPVTMDSFFFGCELSGHTRSFTFKVEEEDDSEHVLALTMLCLTEGAKDECNVVEVVARNHDQQEIAVPVANLKLSCQPMLSLDDFQLQPPVTFRLKSGSGPVRITGRHQIVTISNDVSEEEESEEEESEEEEAELCPILPAKKQGGRP; encoded by the exons ATGGCCGCCGGCACGGCTGCTGCCTTAGCGTTTTTGAGTCAGGAGAGCCGAGTCCGGGCCGAGGGTGTCGGGGGTGTGCGGATACCGGCCCCGGTCACTATGGACAGTTTTTTCTTCG GCTGTGAGCTTTCCGGGCACACCCGCTCCTTCACCTTCAAAGTAGAGGAAGAGGATGATTCAGAGCACGTGCTGGCATTGACcatg CTGTGTCTCACTGAGGGGGCCAAAGACGAGTGTAATGTGGTAGAAGTTGTGGCCCGGAACCATGACCAGCAGGAGATTGCAGTTCCTGTGGCTAACCTCAAGTTGTCCTGCCAGCCCATG CTCAGTTTGGATGACTTCCAGCTCCAACCACCTGTAACCTTCCGCCTGAAGTCTGGCTCTGGCCCTGTGCGGATCACTGGGCGCCACCAGATTG TTACTATAAGTAACGATGTTtctgaggaagaggagagtgaggaagaagagagtgaagaggaggaagctgagttGTGCCCCATCCTTCCTGCCAAAAAGCAGGGGGGCAGGCCCTAG